Part of the Bacteriovorax stolpii genome, TACGGGCAACTTGAAGTCGTTATTCTTGGCGACGGAGTCATGTCAGTTGTCGCTCAACAAGCGCTCAAGAATCTGCAATTGCCCTTTCAGTTGCTATCGAGAAAATTAACAAAGGATTTTAATCAACTTAATTTAAATGATTATTTTCATGAAAAAAATGCGAGGCCTTTGGTCATTAACACCTGTGCTCGAGAATTTGTTTTTAGTGGAAATCTTCCAATAACAGCTCTTTTTTGGGATTTTAATTACGATTTCACCCCTCATTCGTCACAATTGCCTGCTAAAACTCATCAATACAAAGATGGACTCGAAATGCTTGAGCGACAAGCTTTTTATGCTGTAGCATTTTGGTCTGATCGTAAGTTCTCCTAATCTCGCAGAATGATTTAAGATCACTTCAACTTCATCCGATAAGTTATTCAAATATCGTAAAACTGAAATCAAAGAAGAAAACAACTTTATGTTCAGAAAAGAGTTTGTTGATGTAATAACTAAGACGGGGATGGTTCCTATCAAGGACTTGCGCCCTCTTATTATCGACAAAGATCAAATGATCATTTCTGAGCTTGGTTTACTTCAGTTTAAATTCTTTGATGATGTCAGATTCGCCAAGCAAATTGCAGACAATTACAATCTTACATATATTGATCTTTCAAAAGCTAAAATCCCTGAGAGAATCCTAAAGATTGTTAAGAAGAGTGACATTATTAAATACCGCGTGCTTCCTATTCAAAAGAATGCCAAAGCGGTGAGTGTCGCAATTTATGATCCGTCATTGATTAAGTTGCAAGCTGAGTTGCAAACACTTTTCCAATATCCAATTGAATTTATCTTAACCAGCCTTTCGTCATGGGCGGATATCTTTACCCGCGTTCCAGAAAATATTGAAGACGTTTTAGAAACCATCAGGGAAATTAAACCTGATGCTATGAAAAAAGAAGAAAACATCAACGAAGATGATATCGGTGATGATGTTATTAGATACGTAAATAAGATTCTGGCAGAAGCTTTCGTTATGAAGTGTTCTGATATTCACATTGAGCCTTATGAAAATAATTTCCGTATTCGTTACCGCCAGGACGGAAGTTTAATAGAATCAGCAAAACCTCCGCGCACGTTAATGCTTCCGATTATCTCGAGAGTTAAGATTCTTGCTCAGATGGATATTTCAGAAAGACGTAAACCGCAGGACGGGCGT contains:
- a CDS encoding shikimate dehydrogenase family protein, whose product is MNKFALVGKDIAHSRSPEMYRKLISPDVHYDLLDYKDENDIPEARDLLSRYDGINITSPYKKHFLSQVELTDSAKSLGAINCLKKGKDKIWGENTDYLAIVDILKDLQIKYGQLEVVILGDGVMSVVAQQALKNLQLPFQLLSRKLTKDFNQLNLNDYFHEKNARPLVINTCAREFVFSGNLPITALFWDFNYDFTPHSSQLPAKTHQYKDGLEMLERQAFYAVAFWSDRKFS